Proteins encoded together in one Procambarus clarkii isolate CNS0578487 chromosome 67, FALCON_Pclarkii_2.0, whole genome shotgun sequence window:
- the imd gene encoding protein immune deficiency, translating into MGDLTTDAVPMGSQPNHRSDELRGSRNLQREPLVYNITGSTGVHIGPVIHHTVSQQRPRLSPQDMPLQKDVDALRRCRREIEERDKFVVSEHLGSTWKSLGRLMGFSPGQIDNLEADNTRSVDRAYELLNSWHDREAQDATLDKLTNLLLVVKAYPVVKRLKP; encoded by the exons ATGGGGGACCTGACCACCGATGCTGTTCCCATGGGCAGCCAACCCAATCATAGATCCGATGAACTGAGAGGAAGTAGAAACCTGCAACGG GAGCCGCTGGTGTACAACATCACCGGTAGCACGGGTGTCCACATTGGCCCCGTCATCCACCACACCGTGTCCCAGCAGCGTCCCCGGCTCAGCCCTCAGGACATGCCTCTACAGAAAGACGTGGACGCCCTACGGAG GTGCAGGCGGGAGATCGAGGAGCGCGACAAGTTTGTGGTTAGCGAACACCTAGGATCGACCTGGAAGTCCCTGGGCCGCTTGATGGGGTTCTCCCCGGGTCAGATCGACAACCTCGAGGCTGACAACACCCGCAGCGTCGACCGTGCCTACGAGCTCCTCAACTCCTGGCATGACAGAGAGGCTCAGGACGCCACATTAGACAAGTTGACCAACCTTCTCCTCGTCGTCAAGGCCTACCCTGTTGTCAAGAGGCTCAAGCCTTGA